The Natronoarchaeum mannanilyticum genome includes the window GGCGACCACCTCGTCGTGGTACTCCGGCGTCTCGTGGTGCGGGTCGTCGTGTTCGAGCAGGTACACCACGTCGGCCCGGTAGCGCACGACCGGCTCGACGATCCGGTCGAGCTCGCTACCGAACGGCACGACGTGCACCCGGTCGACGGCGTCCATGAACGAGGGCGCGCACCCTCGGCGCAAAACAGTTACGTTCGCTTACGATTCGCCCGCTTACGCTTCGACGGCCAGGCCGGCCCGCTCGAGCGCCTCGTCGACGCCCGCGTCGTCGTGGATGACGGCGGAGATGGCCCGCGAGATGGCCTCGGGATCCTCGTGCTGGAAGATCGACCGGCCCATCGAGATGCCGTCGGCGCCGGCGTCCATCGCGCCGCGGACGTTCTCGACGGTCTCTCGATCGGTGCCGGGGCTCCCGCCCGCGATGACGACCGGCAGGCGCGTCGACTCGGTGACGTGCTGGAAGCTCTCGGCGTCGCCGCTGTAGGCCGTCTTGACCACGTCGGCGCCGACCTCCTCGGCGAGCCGCACGGCGTGGCCGAGATACTCGGCGTCGTGCTCGGGGTCCTCGCCGTCGAGGTGCTCGCCGCGGGCGTACGACATCGCCAGCACCGGGATGCCCAGCCGGTCGGCCTCGGCGGTCATCTTCGAGAGGTCCTCGATCTGGTCGGGCTCGTGCTTGCTGCCGACGTTGATGTGGTAGGAGACGGCGTCGGCGCCCGCGCGGACGGCTTCCTCGACGGTGCCGGTGCGGCGCTTCTCGTTGGCGTCCGGCCCGATCACCGTCGAGGCGTTGAGGTGGACGATGTACCCCTGCCCGTTCTTGTTGTCGTGGACCCGCGGGGCGATCCCCTTCTGGGTGAGGACGGCGTCGGCGCCGCCGCGAGTGATCGCGTCGATCGTCGATTCGATGTCTTTCAGTCCCTGTACCGCTCCGAGCGTGATCCCGTGATCCATCGGGACGATCATGTACTTCCCGTCTGTCCCGATGCGTTCGAGTCGCGCGTCCGTTCCGATAGTCATGGTATGTGGGTCTCTGGCAACCTGCGGTAATGTGTTTTCCGATTCGCGAGGTGGCCCGCCGCTCTCATCGGGCGCCGTCGGTGACCTTCCCGGATCGCTCGTCCGCGCCGTCGAGAGCGCCGGCTTTCAGCTCCGCGGCCTTGGCTTCCAGGCGCTCGGCGACGGTGCCCTCGTCCGCGTCGCCCTCGGCCACGATGTCGACGAACACGCTGCCCGCGACGACGCCGTCGGCGCCCGTCGCGACGATCTCCTCGGCGTGCTCGCGCTCGCTGACGCCGAATCCCACCGCTTTGGGGACCGACCACTCGGCGAGCCGCGCGAGGCTCTCGTGGGTGGCGTCGCTGACGTCGGCCTGCGCGCCCGTCGTTCCGAGGCGGGCCTGCACGTAGACGAATCCGGAGACGCGCTCGCGCATCGCCTCGAGGCGCTCGTCGGTGGTCGTCGGCGCGACGACGAAGATCAGGTCGACGCCGAACTCGTCGCAGGCCTCCCGGAGCGGATCGCTCTCGTCGACCGGCAGGTCGGGGATGATCAGCCCCGAAATTCCCGCTTCGGCGGCGCGCCGGACGAACGGGCGCAGGCGTTCGTAGTCGCTTCCCTCCTTCCGGTCGCCGTACTGGTACAGTAGGTTGTAGTAGGTCATGCAGACCAGCGGGACGTCGACGTCCAGGGTCTCGACGATCTCGAAGAAGCGCTCGGGCGTCGTGCCCGCCGCGAGCGCGCGCTGGATCGCGTTCTGGATCGTCGGGCCGTCCGCGATCGGCTCCGAGAACGGCATCCCGAGTTCGATCACGTCGGCGCCACCGGCCGCCAGCGCCTCGACGTACTCGGCGGTGGCCTCGGGCTCGGGGTCGCCCGCCGTGACGTACGGCACGAGCGAGGGCTCGTCGCCGGCGATCGCCTTTTCTATATCACTCATGGAAGACCCCCATGTCGGGCGCGGCGTCGATGTCGCGCTTCTCGGTCTCCTCGATGGCGGATTCGAGGTCCTTGTCGCCCCGGCCCGAGAGGTTGAGCACGATCACGTCGCCCAGGTCGCGCTCCGCCGTCCCGGCGGGGACGCCGTCGGGGCCGAGTTGCTGTTCGAGGAACGCGACGGCGTGGGCCGACTCCAGGGCGGGGATGATCCCCTCGACCTGCGAGAGCCGGTGGAACCCTTCCAGCGCGGCGTCGTCGTCGACACTGACCGGCGTGACGTGGCCCTCGTCGACGAGGTAGGACAGCTCCGGCCCGACGCCGGCGTAGTCCAGCCCCGAGGAGACGCTGTGGGACTCGACGATCTGGCCGTCGGCGTCCTGCAGCAGTTTGGTGCGGGCGCCGTGGAGCACGCCCTCGTCGCCGGATGAGAGCGACGCCGAGTGCGGGGCGACGCCCTCGTCCTCGTCGACGAACAGGCCCTCGCCGCCGGCCTCGACGGCGAACAGCGTGGTGTCCCCGTCTTCGGCGTCCGGGACGAACTCGTGGAACGCGCCCATCGTGTTCGAGCCGCCGCCCGCGCAGGCGACGACGCTGTCGGGCAGGCGTCCGGCTTTGTCCTGAATCTGCTCGCGGGCCTCCTCGCCGATGACGGCCTGGAAGTCCCGGACCATCCGGGGGAACGGGTGAGGACCGACGA containing:
- a CDS encoding 2-amino-3,7-dideoxy-D-threo-hept-6-ulosonate synthase, producing MTIGTDARLERIGTDGKYMIVPMDHGITLGAVQGLKDIESTIDAITRGGADAVLTQKGIAPRVHDNKNGQGYIVHLNASTVIGPDANEKRRTGTVEEAVRAGADAVSYHINVGSKHEPDQIEDLSKMTAEADRLGIPVLAMSYARGEHLDGEDPEHDAEYLGHAVRLAEEVGADVVKTAYSGDAESFQHVTESTRLPVVIAGGSPGTDRETVENVRGAMDAGADGISMGRSIFQHEDPEAISRAISAVIHDDAGVDEALERAGLAVEA
- the trpB gene encoding tryptophan synthase subunit beta; protein product: MSTTKFGEYGGQYVPEVLMPAIEELTDAYERYVLENEDGFMDEFRERLADFGGRPTPLQRADQLSERYDADVYLKREDLLHGGAHKLNNALGQVLLAKYMGKERIVAETGAGQHGTATAMAAAHLDMPCEIYMGRRDINRQRPNVFRMRLNGAEVVPVTVGRGTLKEAINETMREWATSVEDTHYVIGSIVGPHPFPRMVRDFQAVIGEEAREQIQDKAGRLPDSVVACAGGGSNTMGAFHEFVPDAEDGDTTLFAVEAGGEGLFVDEDEGVAPHSASLSSGDEGVLHGARTKLLQDADGQIVESHSVSSGLDYAGVGPELSYLVDEGHVTPVSVDDDAALEGFHRLSQVEGIIPALESAHAVAFLEQQLGPDGVPAGTAERDLGDVIVLNLSGRGDKDLESAIEETEKRDIDAAPDMGVFHE
- the trpA gene encoding tryptophan synthase subunit alpha — its product is MSDIEKAIAGDEPSLVPYVTAGDPEPEATAEYVEALAAGGADVIELGMPFSEPIADGPTIQNAIQRALAAGTTPERFFEIVETLDVDVPLVCMTYYNLLYQYGDRKEGSDYERLRPFVRRAAEAGISGLIIPDLPVDESDPLREACDEFGVDLIFVVAPTTTDERLEAMRERVSGFVYVQARLGTTGAQADVSDATHESLARLAEWSVPKAVGFGVSEREHAEEIVATGADGVVAGSVFVDIVAEGDADEGTVAERLEAKAAELKAGALDGADERSGKVTDGAR